A stretch of Clostridium formicaceticum DNA encodes these proteins:
- a CDS encoding LysR family transcriptional regulator, with product MIAKLELYKVFCEVAKCQSFSKAAKELFMTQPAISQSIMQLERELQVRLFTRMPKGVTLTNEGHLLFEYASSAINLINVGEKKLLEAKGIMRGELKIGVGDTISRCFLLPYLEIFHTTYSNIKLKIINRTTLELCNMLKSGEIDIAICNLPIHDTSLEVKSCLEVQDIFVCGEKYKSKFFRSIDMKELAELPLILLEPKSNSRQYVEKHMVSKGVKITPEIELGSHDLLLEFAKINLGISCVVREFSQKYIRNKLVYEVLLKEEIPKRSIGFCFLKSVSLSPASKKFVEIVENN from the coding sequence ATGATAGCAAAACTAGAGCTTTATAAAGTTTTTTGTGAGGTGGCAAAGTGTCAAAGTTTCTCAAAAGCAGCAAAAGAACTATTTATGACGCAACCAGCTATTAGTCAGTCAATCATGCAACTGGAAAGAGAGCTTCAAGTTCGACTTTTTACAAGAATGCCTAAAGGGGTGACGCTTACTAACGAGGGACATCTCTTGTTTGAATATGCAAGCTCAGCTATAAACCTAATCAATGTAGGAGAGAAAAAGCTGCTAGAGGCTAAGGGAATTATGAGAGGAGAATTAAAAATAGGTGTAGGAGACACAATCTCTAGGTGCTTCTTATTACCATATCTTGAAATATTTCATACCACCTATTCAAATATCAAGCTAAAAATCATAAATCGTACAACCTTAGAGCTTTGTAATATGTTGAAATCTGGTGAAATTGATATAGCAATCTGCAACCTACCTATTCATGATACTTCTTTAGAGGTTAAAAGCTGTCTAGAGGTACAGGATATTTTTGTCTGCGGTGAAAAGTATAAAAGTAAATTTTTTAGATCTATAGATATGAAAGAATTAGCGGAACTACCCCTGATCCTCCTAGAGCCTAAGTCAAACTCTAGACAATATGTAGAAAAACATATGGTGTCAAAGGGGGTAAAGATTACACCAGAAATCGAGCTAGGCTCTCATGATTTATTGTTAGAGTTTGCTAAAATAAATCTAGGAATATCCTGTGTTGTTAGAGAGTTTTCGCAGAAGTATATAAGAAATAAGCTAGTATATGAAGTGCTTCTAAAAGAAGAAATACCTAAAAGAAGTATTGGTTTTTGTTTTTTGAAGAGCGTATCATTATCCCCAGCCTCAAAAAAGTTTGTTGAAATAGTAGAAAATAATTAA
- a CDS encoding PLP-dependent aminotransferase family protein — translation MDISKLMVNTKLDSTSPYYLQIAALIRTKIIDHSMTIGEKLPAERELALLFKVSRTTAINAYRHLEKDGYVNIKNGSGTYVSDRYALENKTSNEIPWPQLLKPHIQPSMASLMSELMVSSFVEDKISLDAGMPDPSYYPIDIFSKLHRDYLGELAPRDFGHIPVQGYEPLRHTIAQMLNLEGIKCHSNEVIILSGSQQGLYLTAKVLVEPGDYVIVQTPTYLGAIQVFQALGARVLSLPQREDFSFEILEDYLARYRPKLLYCIPTFRNPNGAVINTEERKKLIQLAARYRLAILEDDPYSKYYYEDPPPMSLKSFDNYGGVVYLSTFSKTLMPGLRLGYMVAHPSLISRIILEKQYIDLHSNNISQWLLDLFIKEGYLEKHLIKMRGVYKNRRNVMADALNLGLKSKISFNIPKGGFYIWCRIIDNISSRKLLQETLKMGVSFVPGEAFYAVAGEDKDFRLCFSQHNEKVILEGISRLEKAIEKFKKGQLSIPKREVRPII, via the coding sequence ATGGATATATCCAAATTGATGGTTAATACAAAATTGGATAGTACTTCACCCTATTATTTACAGATTGCTGCCCTTATAAGAACTAAGATTATTGATCATTCCATGACAATAGGTGAAAAACTTCCTGCTGAAAGGGAGCTAGCTTTGTTGTTCAAGGTTAGTAGAACTACAGCGATCAATGCGTATCGTCATCTAGAAAAGGATGGCTATGTAAACATAAAAAATGGTAGTGGTACATATGTCAGTGACAGGTATGCCTTAGAAAATAAAACCAGCAATGAAATTCCTTGGCCTCAATTATTAAAACCTCATATTCAACCCTCCATGGCTTCACTTATGAGTGAACTAATGGTTAGTAGTTTTGTAGAAGATAAAATTTCCCTTGACGCCGGTATGCCAGACCCCAGCTATTATCCTATTGATATATTTTCTAAACTTCACAGGGATTACTTGGGGGAGTTAGCCCCAAGAGATTTTGGTCATATACCTGTTCAAGGATATGAACCCTTGAGACATACGATTGCTCAAATGTTAAATTTAGAAGGTATCAAGTGCCACTCTAATGAGGTAATTATTCTTTCAGGGTCTCAACAGGGTTTATATCTTACTGCAAAAGTACTGGTTGAGCCAGGTGATTATGTCATTGTTCAGACGCCTACTTACCTAGGAGCTATTCAAGTTTTTCAAGCATTAGGGGCAAGAGTATTAAGCCTGCCCCAAAGGGAGGATTTTTCCTTTGAAATATTGGAAGATTACTTAGCCCGCTACAGGCCAAAATTGTTGTACTGTATTCCTACCTTCCGAAATCCCAATGGTGCTGTTATAAATACAGAGGAGAGAAAGAAGCTTATCCAACTTGCGGCACGTTATAGGCTGGCTATTTTAGAAGACGACCCTTATAGCAAGTACTACTATGAAGATCCTCCACCGATGAGTTTAAAATCTTTTGATAACTATGGAGGTGTGGTATATTTAAGTACCTTTTCAAAAACCCTGATGCCTGGGCTAAGGCTGGGATACATGGTTGCCCATCCATCATTGATTAGTAGAATAATTTTGGAGAAACAATATATTGATTTACATAGTAATAATATCTCTCAATGGCTACTTGACTTATTCATTAAGGAAGGGTACCTTGAAAAGCATCTAATAAAGATGCGAGGAGTCTATAAAAACCGCAGAAATGTTATGGCTGATGCCCTTAACCTGGGTCTAAAATCAAAGATTTCCTTCAATATACCTAAAGGAGGGTTCTATATATGGTGTAGAATCATTGATAACATTTCATCAAGAAAACTGTTGCAAGAGACTTTAAAAATGGGAGTATCCTTCGTTCCAGGAGAAGCGTTTTATGCAGTTGCAGGAGAAGACAAGGATTTTCGTCTCTGTTTCTCCCAGCATAATGAAAAAGTAATATTAGAAGGGATAAGCAGATTGGAAAAAGCAATTGAAAAATTTAAAAAAGGTCAACTTTCTATCCCTAAAAGGGAAGTAAGACCAATTATCTAA
- a CDS encoding MutS-related protein, which translates to MEKARNIYEKRVAYYSKTLSKLAKSINALGNLRLLAGIIGVINGIFFMASRNNLIALIIFFISIAVFIYLVKIYNNLQRREDYITLLKTINGDAIKRLDGEWTDFKDDGAEFKNSHHRFSEDLDIFGEGSLFQWVSRCTTTMGKTALAKMLSEPANKKDVINKRQRAIEELSKKRWYRQRLQAEGLLIDNRFMNKDRFIQWTTNANESFSNAWVIAGIRILPIITISLLVMAYLINIGPKPVAILAVTLQGLLLLIDMKKRSKTLDLVYTYKNMIKVYGRMLNCIEKRRFDAEYLKELQQSLTNKEGLTAGQQLKSLEKLTDRILNRNNLAFFPINILTLWDYQCMIGLEAWKKQSGRFMEKWLDTIGTMEALSSLANISYDYPQWTVPEILDSPSVFQGKAVGHPLIAKGQVCNDINIQEPSRILLITGSNMSGKSTLLRTVGINLVLAYAGAPVCASSMKCSIVSLYTCMRISDNLEKKISSFYGELLRIKEIVEAAQNSGQVFFLIDEVFKGTNSHDRHLGAKFLIKQLDKDEAVGLVSTHDLELADIEKESKGSVKNYHFQEYYRNNEIRFDYKLRRGVSTTRNALHLIKMAGIEIEDES; encoded by the coding sequence TTGGAAAAGGCTAGGAATATTTATGAAAAAAGAGTTGCTTATTATTCTAAAACATTATCTAAACTAGCAAAGTCCATAAATGCTCTTGGTAATCTTAGATTATTGGCAGGGATAATAGGCGTTATTAATGGAATATTTTTTATGGCTTCAAGAAACAATCTGATTGCTTTGATCATATTCTTTATATCTATTGCTGTATTTATTTATCTAGTAAAGATCTACAACAATCTTCAAAGGAGGGAAGATTATATTACTTTATTAAAGACGATCAATGGTGACGCCATCAAAAGATTAGATGGAGAATGGACAGACTTTAAAGATGATGGAGCTGAATTTAAAAATAGTCATCATAGGTTTAGTGAGGATTTAGACATATTTGGAGAAGGTTCTCTTTTTCAATGGGTAAGTAGGTGTACTACAACTATGGGAAAGACTGCTCTTGCCAAGATGCTATCGGAGCCAGCAAATAAAAAAGATGTAATCAATAAACGACAGAGGGCTATTGAAGAACTATCTAAAAAGCGATGGTACAGACAAAGACTCCAAGCAGAAGGCTTATTAATTGATAATAGGTTTATGAACAAGGATAGATTCATCCAATGGACAACCAACGCTAATGAAAGCTTCTCCAATGCATGGGTAATAGCAGGGATAAGAATATTACCCATTATTACCATAAGTCTCCTTGTAATGGCATATTTAATAAACATAGGGCCCAAACCCGTAGCTATACTAGCAGTAACACTGCAGGGTCTTTTGCTTTTGATTGATATGAAAAAACGAAGTAAGACATTGGACTTAGTATACACCTATAAAAATATGATTAAAGTGTATGGCAGGATGCTGAATTGTATTGAAAAAAGACGTTTTGATGCCGAATATTTAAAGGAATTGCAGCAAAGTCTGACAAATAAGGAGGGATTAACTGCTGGTCAGCAACTGAAAAGTCTGGAAAAGCTTACAGATAGAATTTTAAATAGAAATAACCTAGCGTTTTTTCCTATAAATATTCTAACCCTTTGGGACTACCAATGCATGATTGGTTTAGAGGCTTGGAAAAAACAATCAGGAAGATTTATGGAAAAATGGCTAGATACAATAGGAACAATGGAGGCACTGTCAAGCCTAGCAAATATAAGTTATGACTATCCTCAGTGGACTGTTCCAGAGATTTTAGATAGTCCTTCAGTTTTCCAGGGAAAAGCAGTAGGACATCCTTTGATTGCAAAGGGTCAAGTATGCAATGATATTAATATCCAAGAGCCCTCCAGAATATTATTAATCACTGGCTCCAATATGTCAGGAAAGAGCACTTTATTAAGAACAGTAGGCATAAACCTAGTCCTGGCATATGCAGGGGCTCCTGTGTGTGCTTCTTCTATGAAATGTTCTATAGTGAGTTTATATACCTGCATGAGAATCAGCGATAACCTTGAGAAGAAAATTTCTTCCTTCTATGGAGAATTGTTAAGGATTAAAGAGATCGTAGAGGCAGCTCAAAACAGTGGACAAGTATTTTTTCTTATAGATGAGGTGTTTAAAGGAACCAATTCTCATGATCGTCATCTAGGGGCGAAGTTCCTTATAAAGCAGCTGGACAAAGATGAGGCTGTGGGTCTAGTATCTACCCATGATCTTGAACTAGCAGATATTGAAAAAGAAAGTAAGGGAAGTGTGAAAAATTATCATTTTCAAGAGTATTATAGAAATAACGAGATAAGATTTGACTATAAGCTAAGAAGAGGGGTTTCTACTACGAGAAACGCGCTGCATCTTATTAAAATGGCGGGAATAGAAATAGAAGACGAGTCTTAG
- the cynS gene encoding cyanase → MYPQNPHNYSQYYYSHGASYPIADFCKYRDQVTCLLLMAKHNQGLTFEEIAKHLCGSKEWVAAAILGQASMNKEDALRLTNLLKVDPRIAGVLQEPPMRGSIDRKVPVDPLIYRFYEIMQVYGTTFKAVINEMFGDGIASAIDLEIHVDKRPDPEDPEGERVVITLDGKFLPYEKW, encoded by the coding sequence ATGTATCCTCAGAATCCACATAACTACAGTCAATACTATTATTCTCATGGAGCTTCATATCCTATTGCTGACTTTTGTAAATATAGAGATCAAGTAACCTGCTTGCTTTTAATGGCAAAGCATAATCAAGGGTTGACCTTTGAGGAGATAGCAAAACATTTATGCGGTAGCAAGGAATGGGTGGCAGCTGCTATATTAGGTCAGGCTTCAATGAACAAAGAGGATGCTCTTCGTCTAACCAATTTGCTTAAGGTTGATCCTCGCATCGCAGGTGTATTACAAGAACCACCTATGAGGGGTTCCATAGACCGAAAGGTACCTGTGGATCCTTTAATATATCGTTTCTATGAAATCATGCAGGTATATGGTACTACATTTAAAGCAGTGATAAATGAAATGTTTGGAGACGGTATAGCAAGCGCCATAGATTTAGAGATTCATGTTGATAAAAGACCTGACCCGGAAGACCCCGAAGGAGAACGCGTTGTAATAACCTTAGATGGAAAGTTTCTTCCCTATGAAAAGTGGTAA
- a CDS encoding phospholipase D family protein: MKKLKLLEMPIQKQNIKLLKAGLLLSLLAILLINSFFIPMPEGTSYEGSFSDVSNIEFIYDLSYKKNGEVIREHRIFQELIDLIEEAEEFIIIDMFLFNDDYSRKNEFPKLSEKLTDTLIQQKEKHPNLKIMFITDEINNFYGAYESNYLKKLKSNAIDVVVTDSTKMRNSNPLYSGFWKTFLQWFGTEGKGWIRNPFSEDSPKVTLRSYLKLLKFKANHRKVLITDQAAIVTSANPHDASAYHSNIAFKIEGEIINDLIKTEEAVARFSGNDFEDIEYISSENTIEDIKVMVITEGKIREHIVDGIKATEAGDRITIGMFYLAERRIIKELIKASDRGVAIRLILDANKDAFGIEKNGIPNRQVATELVKKSESKIQVKWYDTYGEQYHAKLMVIENDHAATIIGGSANFTIRNIGDYNLETNLKIVAPKDSKITEDVLEYFDRIWENQGGDYTVDFSKYKEDNFLKTIIYRFQEWSGLSTF; this comes from the coding sequence ATGAAAAAATTAAAATTATTAGAGATGCCTATACAAAAGCAAAACATCAAATTGCTGAAGGCAGGGTTGTTGTTAAGCTTATTAGCAATCCTGCTAATCAATAGCTTTTTTATTCCCATGCCAGAGGGCACTTCTTATGAAGGATCTTTCAGTGATGTATCCAACATAGAGTTTATATATGATCTATCCTATAAGAAAAATGGGGAAGTGATACGAGAGCATAGAATTTTCCAGGAACTAATAGATTTAATTGAAGAGGCAGAAGAATTCATTATTATAGATATGTTCTTGTTTAATGATGATTATAGCAGAAAAAATGAATTTCCTAAGCTATCGGAGAAACTGACAGATACATTAATACAACAAAAGGAAAAACACCCTAATTTAAAAATAATGTTTATAACAGATGAAATCAATAACTTTTATGGTGCCTATGAATCTAATTACTTAAAAAAATTGAAGAGTAATGCCATAGATGTAGTGGTTACTGATTCTACGAAAATGAGGAATTCTAATCCCTTGTATTCAGGTTTTTGGAAGACATTTCTACAGTGGTTTGGAACAGAAGGAAAAGGATGGATTAGAAATCCTTTTAGTGAAGATTCTCCAAAAGTGACATTGCGATCTTACTTAAAGCTGTTAAAATTTAAGGCGAATCATAGAAAAGTATTGATTACAGATCAGGCAGCAATTGTGACTTCTGCAAATCCCCACGATGCAAGTGCCTATCACTCCAATATTGCTTTTAAGATAGAGGGGGAAATCATTAATGATTTAATAAAAACAGAAGAAGCTGTAGCAAGATTCTCAGGCAATGACTTTGAAGATATTGAGTATATTAGCAGCGAAAATACCATAGAGGATATTAAAGTCATGGTAATTACTGAAGGAAAGATAAGAGAACATATTGTCGATGGAATAAAAGCCACTGAAGCTGGTGATAGAATTACGATAGGTATGTTTTATTTAGCTGAGAGAAGGATTATAAAAGAACTAATCAAAGCATCTGATCGAGGGGTAGCTATTCGGCTAATACTTGATGCAAATAAGGATGCTTTTGGTATAGAAAAGAATGGCATACCCAATAGGCAAGTTGCAACGGAATTAGTAAAAAAGTCGGAGAGTAAAATACAAGTAAAATGGTATGATACTTATGGAGAGCAATATCATGCAAAGTTGATGGTGATTGAAAATGACCATGCAGCCACCATCATAGGCGGTTCCGCAAACTTTACTATTAGAAATATCGGGGATTATAATTTAGAAACAAACTTAAAAATAGTAGCCCCGAAGGATAGCAAGATAACAGAAGATGTACTAGAATATTTTGATAGAATATGGGAAAATCAAGGAGGAGACTATACTGTCGACTTTTCAAAATACAAAGAAGATAATTTCTTGAAAACGATAATTTATCGTTTTCAAGAGTGGAGTGGATTATCAACTTTTTAA
- a CDS encoding pyridoxamine 5'-phosphate oxidase family protein, with protein sequence MEKVINFLKENPTFYFATVDGDRPKVRPFGFFMEHDGKLYFGMGKHKQSYKQVVANPHVEISTTSATGQWIRISGVAIFDESEEVMAKAFETMPDLRKIYNEESGLTLANFYLKDGVAEIADFNGNFEKINF encoded by the coding sequence ATGGAAAAAGTCATCAATTTTTTAAAAGAGAATCCTACATTTTATTTTGCGACTGTAGATGGAGATCGACCTAAAGTTAGGCCCTTTGGTTTTTTTATGGAACATGATGGCAAGTTGTACTTTGGGATGGGCAAGCACAAGCAATCCTATAAGCAGGTTGTTGCAAACCCACATGTAGAAATATCAACTACAAGTGCTACAGGACAATGGATTAGAATAAGTGGTGTTGCCATATTTGATGAAAGTGAAGAAGTAATGGCTAAAGCTTTTGAAACCATGCCAGATTTAAGAAAAATTTATAATGAGGAAAGTGGATTAACACTTGCTAATTTCTACTTAAAAGATGGCGTTGCTGAAATCGCTGATTTTAATGGAAACTTTGAAAAAATTAATTTTTAA
- a CDS encoding deoxyribonuclease IV, translating to MLKIGCHLSVSKGFLHMGKEALSIGANTFQFFTRNPRGGKAKDINERDVSALLDLVKENNFATVLAHAPYTLNACSADQRVREFAFDVMGDDLKRMEYLPNSFYNFHPGNHVNQGVEMGIDHIVNMLNTLLNIEQTTIVLLETMAGKGTEVGGRFEELKQILDGVILSEKMGVCLDTCHIYDAGYDIVNDLDGVLGQFDKIIGLDKLYAIHLNDSKNPFNSRKDRHEKIGEGSIGLEAITKIINHPKLRNLPFFLETPNELPGYAKEIRLLKGLYKE from the coding sequence ATGTTAAAAATAGGTTGTCATTTATCCGTATCCAAAGGATTTTTGCATATGGGAAAAGAAGCGCTTAGCATTGGTGCCAATACTTTTCAATTTTTCACACGCAACCCAAGGGGAGGAAAAGCAAAAGACATTAATGAAAGGGATGTATCTGCTTTACTTGACCTTGTAAAGGAGAATAACTTTGCGACTGTTTTGGCCCACGCACCGTATACACTTAATGCCTGTTCCGCTGATCAAAGAGTAAGAGAATTTGCATTTGACGTAATGGGAGATGACTTGAAGCGAATGGAGTACCTTCCTAACAGCTTTTATAATTTTCATCCCGGTAACCACGTTAATCAAGGGGTAGAAATGGGTATTGACCACATTGTAAATATGCTTAATACCTTATTAAATATTGAGCAAACTACGATTGTTCTTCTTGAGACAATGGCTGGAAAAGGAACTGAGGTGGGAGGACGTTTTGAAGAATTAAAACAAATTTTGGATGGAGTGATCCTTTCAGAAAAAATGGGTGTTTGTTTGGATACCTGTCACATCTATGATGCTGGCTATGATATTGTAAATGATTTAGATGGCGTTCTTGGACAATTCGATAAAATTATTGGACTGGACAAGCTTTATGCCATTCACTTAAATGATAGCAAAAATCCTTTTAATAGCCGTAAAGATCGTCATGAAAAAATTGGAGAAGGCTCTATTGGATTAGAGGCAATCACAAAGATTATCAATCATCCAAAGCTTCGGAATCTACCTTTCTTTCTTGAAACACCGAACGAACTTCCAGGTTATGCTAAGGAAATTAGATTGCTTAAAGGTTTATACAAGGAATAA
- a CDS encoding coenzyme F420-0:L-glutamate ligase codes for MERVIGTVTRGLRAPIINQGDCIPEIVANTVLNASKMEGFNIDDRDIIAITESVIARAQGNYATIDAIAKDIISKFDEDTVGVIFPILSRNRFAICLRGIAKGAKKIVLMLSYPSDEVGNHLVDIDLLDEKGINPWTDVLTEEQFRNSFGYIKHTFTGIDYVDYYKSLVQEYGIECEIIFSNNPKTILNYTKSVLTCDIHTRTRTKRILKASGANKVYGLDDILSTSIDDSGYNEAYGLLGSNKATEESVKLFPRDVQPVVDAIQAMLKEATGKTVEVMVYGDGAFKDPIGKIWELADPVVSPAYTAGLEGTPNEVKIKYLADNNFAHLKGAALNEAISEYIRNKESDLTGSMVAQGTTPRRLTDLIGSLCDLTSGSGDKGTPIVYIQGYFDNYTK; via the coding sequence GTGGAAAGAGTTATAGGTACCGTTACTAGAGGGCTTCGTGCTCCCATAATCAATCAAGGAGATTGTATACCAGAAATCGTTGCAAATACTGTATTAAATGCTTCTAAAATGGAAGGGTTCAATATTGATGATAGGGATATTATCGCCATAACCGAATCCGTAATTGCCCGAGCTCAAGGAAACTATGCAACGATTGATGCTATTGCAAAGGATATAATTTCAAAATTTGATGAAGATACCGTAGGAGTAATTTTTCCTATTTTAAGTCGTAATCGTTTCGCTATTTGTCTTCGTGGTATTGCAAAGGGTGCTAAAAAAATTGTTTTGATGCTTAGCTATCCATCAGATGAAGTTGGTAATCATTTAGTAGATATAGATCTTCTGGATGAAAAGGGTATTAATCCATGGACTGATGTACTTACAGAGGAACAGTTTAGAAATTCCTTCGGATATATTAAGCATACTTTTACTGGCATAGATTATGTAGATTATTATAAATCTTTAGTTCAAGAGTATGGTATTGAATGTGAAATTATTTTTTCAAATAATCCCAAAACTATACTAAATTATACAAAAAGCGTCCTTACCTGTGATATTCACACAAGGACTAGAACCAAAAGAATATTAAAGGCGAGTGGTGCAAATAAGGTTTATGGCCTTGATGATATTTTGTCAACCTCAATAGATGACAGCGGCTACAATGAAGCCTATGGTCTTTTAGGTTCAAATAAAGCCACAGAAGAAAGTGTTAAGCTTTTTCCAAGAGATGTTCAGCCTGTTGTCGATGCCATACAAGCTATGCTTAAAGAAGCTACAGGAAAAACTGTTGAAGTTATGGTTTACGGAGATGGCGCATTTAAAGACCCTATAGGAAAAATATGGGAGTTGGCTGATCCGGTTGTATCTCCTGCCTATACTGCAGGACTTGAGGGTACACCTAATGAGGTGAAAATTAAATACCTTGCAGATAATAACTTTGCCCACTTAAAAGGTGCTGCCCTCAATGAAGCTATCTCTGAGTATATTAGAAACAAAGAATCTGATCTTACAGGTTCTATGGTGGCCCAGGGTACTACGCCTAGAAGACTTACTGATCTTATAGGTTCTCTGTGTGATTTAACTTCTGGCAGTGGGGATAAGGGGACTCCTATCGTTTATATCCAAGGCTATTTTGACAACTACACAAAATAA
- a CDS encoding winged helix-turn-helix transcriptional regulator, producing MQSNKDIFENCPVYAIQKIIGGKWSFLVLYHLSTGTLRFGELSRLMPMTTQSILTRELRNLENYHLINRKVYAEVPPKVEYSLTDIGKKFLPVLKELAQLGEDYKQCVKNIKSEKS from the coding sequence ATGCAGAGTAATAAAGATATTTTTGAAAATTGTCCTGTTTATGCAATACAAAAAATCATTGGAGGAAAATGGTCCTTCCTTGTACTGTATCACTTAAGTACAGGAACTCTTCGTTTTGGAGAATTAAGCCGTTTGATGCCAATGACGACACAATCAATTCTAACGAGAGAACTTCGTAATTTAGAAAATTACCATCTTATCAATCGTAAAGTATATGCTGAAGTACCTCCAAAGGTAGAATATTCCCTAACGGACATTGGCAAAAAGTTTTTACCCGTTTTAAAAGAATTGGCACAGTTGGGTGAGGATTATAAACAATGTGTTAAAAATATCAAAAGTGAAAAGTCATAG
- a CDS encoding AzlD domain-containing protein — translation MNFKLISIITGMALATFITRIGSQVIFTSTGTPDWMEKWLKHVPTAFLTALIIPAILLPKGYLDISFNNSYLLAGIIAAFTAYKTKNVLATIIIGMAIMMLSNNMIL, via the coding sequence ATGAATTTTAAACTAATCTCTATTATAACAGGTATGGCTTTGGCAACCTTCATTACCCGAATTGGCTCGCAGGTGATCTTTACTAGCACAGGAACACCAGATTGGATGGAGAAGTGGTTAAAACATGTACCGACAGCATTCTTAACAGCGCTGATAATTCCAGCTATTTTATTGCCTAAGGGTTATTTGGATATATCCTTCAACAATAGCTATCTTTTAGCAGGAATTATCGCCGCATTTACTGCTTATAAAACTAAAAATGTGCTAGCCACCATTATTATAGGAATGGCAATAATGATGCTTTCGAACAATATGATTCTATAA
- a CDS encoding AzlC family ABC transporter permease: MDKNTSYILRNWHTAIWKEVLKDCLPITAGVIPFGLTCGIMGRAAGFSVFEITFMSMTVFAGAAQFMTIAMMNSGIINGGVIVFTTLLINLRHLLMGASLSPYLFKQPQRLQCFLAFSMTDESYALTISRIEKKGYDAYYQLGVSYFLYIIWVSSTFLGAFLYQSIPNPLEWGLDFVIPLTFLVLLIPRLINRTALLVAIVSAVIAVFGALYLPGKWYIILAAVVASIVGGLIERRRKDEF, from the coding sequence ATGGATAAAAATACATCTTATATTTTGAGAAATTGGCATACAGCGATCTGGAAGGAGGTATTAAAAGACTGTTTACCTATTACTGCAGGGGTTATTCCCTTTGGATTGACCTGTGGTATCATGGGCAGAGCCGCAGGCTTTTCAGTCTTTGAAATAACATTTATGTCCATGACGGTTTTTGCAGGAGCAGCTCAGTTTATGACTATTGCCATGATGAATTCTGGTATTATCAATGGTGGAGTAATTGTCTTTACCACCCTCTTAATTAACCTACGCCACTTGCTAATGGGGGCATCATTATCACCTTATCTTTTTAAGCAACCTCAAAGGCTACAGTGTTTTTTAGCCTTCAGTATGACGGATGAAAGCTATGCGTTGACCATCAGCCGAATTGAAAAAAAGGGCTATGATGCATATTACCAATTGGGGGTAAGCTATTTTTTATACATCATATGGGTTTCTTCTACTTTTTTAGGCGCTTTTCTTTACCAAAGTATACCAAACCCGTTGGAATGGGGACTTGATTTTGTCATACCATTAACCTTTCTGGTCTTGTTAATACCTCGGCTGATTAACCGAACTGCTTTGCTTGTCGCTATAGTCTCTGCTGTAATAGCAGTTTTTGGAGCCTTATATCTACCTGGTAAGTGGTATATTATTCTAGCCGCTGTTGTTGCAAGTATTGTAGGGGGACTAATCGAAAGGAGAAGAAAAGATGAATTTTAA
- a CDS encoding GyrI-like domain-containing protein, with translation MEGIWNKVHATKSDIENYMPEGNEIGVNLNIEESEKLKYFAGVETSEEIKDNKLEKYTLTGGRYIICKFEAENFYTLITETIYKVYKYMHLWITKKEINVKHTAILWFLIR, from the coding sequence TTGGAAGGTATCTGGAATAAAGTACACGCGACAAAGTCAGATATTGAAAATTACATGCCGGAAGGCAATGAAATCGGAGTAAATTTAAATATTGAGGAAAGTGAAAAACTAAAATATTTTGCAGGTGTAGAAACAAGCGAAGAAATAAAAGATAATAAACTAGAAAAATATACTCTCACTGGCGGAAGATATATTATATGCAAATTTGAAGCAGAAAATTTCTATACATTGATAACGGAAACAATTTATAAAGTGTACAAATATATGCATTTGTGGATTACAAAGAAAGAAATTAACGTTAAGCATACAGCTATATTATGGTTCCTCATCAGATAG